A window of Microbispora hainanensis genomic DNA:
TAGCCGGCGACGACCTCGCCGAGATGCTCCTCGTGTCCGAGCGTCAAGGTGGCCAGGTCGTACAGGGCATCACCCTGGCCCGCCTCGGACCAGTCGATGATGCCCGCGATCCCGTCGCCGTCGACGAACACGTGATCCACCTGTAGGTCGCCGTGCGTGAAAACCGGTGTCCACGGCCGGAAGGCGGCCTCGGCGACCTCGCGGTTGCGGGCGACCAGGTCGGCGGGCAGGACGCCGTTCATCACGAGCCACCCGCACTCGACGTCGAGATCGGCCGCCAGCTCGTCGGAGCCCCGGCCCGCCCGGCCGACCCTGGGCGGCAACGGCGCGTCATGCAACCTCCGTACGGCGGCGCCCGCCGCGGCCCACGCCGCCGGGGACGCGGTCGACGGCTCACCGAGGCGGCCGAGCGCCGTCCCCGGGACCGCGGCGAGCGCGAGCACCGGCGGCTTGTGCCACAGGACCTCCGGGGTCGGGACCGGCACCAGGGCCATCGCCTCGACCTCGGCGTCGATGCGCGCCCGATCGGCGTCCACCTTCAGGAACACGTCACCGACGCGCAGCGTCGCGCGCTCGGAATGGGCGACGACCACTTTGACCGCATCGTTGACCTCATCCATCAGCGACCAGTATCCCGGGGGTGATCGTCGACGTCACCGGGTCGATCCCGTGCGATCGCGCGGTGTCAGGAGCCCTCAGGCGAAGGTATGGCCGAGGTGGGCCAGACCGGCGTCCGCATACGGTCTGATGCCCGTGCGCAGGCCGTACGCGATGTCCTCCAGCAGCGCGCACCGGGCGTAGAAGACGGCCCGCTCGTGGCCCGTGTCGTCGTGGCTGCCCTCGTAGTGCGCCAGCGTCCGCTCGTAGATCTCGGGTCCGAGGTCCCGGAAGACCAGCGCCAGGTCGTACGCGGGATCGGCGATGGCCGCGTCCGTCCAGTCGATGACGCCCGTCAGGGCGCTCGCCTCCACGTCCACCAGCAGGTGCTCGCTGCCCAGGTCGTTGTGGCAGAACGTCAAGGTCTCCTGGTCCGGGTCCGGGGGCGACTCGGCGGCGAGGAACTTCTCGATCTGCCGCCGGGCGGTCGGCGGCACCTGGGCGACGATGTCCCGGTAGTGCCCTTCGGCCTCCTCCCGGAGCTCGCTCAGCGGATAGATGTCCCGCGGCACGAACGCCTCCATCCGCTCCACCGGTGCCGTGTGGAGCCGGCTCAGGAAGTCGCCCAGCGGAGCCGCAAGACACGCGGGCTCTTTGACCGGGTGAAAGTTCAGCGGACGGCCGGGCAACTTGCGA
This region includes:
- a CDS encoding aminoglycoside phosphotransferase family protein; this encodes MDEVNDAVKVVVAHSERATLRVGDVFLKVDADRARIDAEVEAMALVPVPTPEVLWHKPPVLALAAVPGTALGRLGEPSTASPAAWAAAGAAVRRLHDAPLPPRVGRAGRGSDELAADLDVECGWLVMNGVLPADLVARNREVAEAAFRPWTPVFTHGDLQVDHVFVDGDGIAGIIDWSEAGQGDALYDLATLTLGHEEHLGEVVAGYGTDVDLDVIRAWWSLRSLSNIRWLVEHGFDPFAPGCEVDALRSRM
- a CDS encoding phosphotransferase family protein is translated as MTEHIIRLLNRHLSGYEVRTVERLGEGQDNAVYEVNGELVIRQSKAEAPDERREAVEREAALLMVVSDLSPLPVPRPMFVDEEAGVFAYRKLPGRPLNFHPVKEPACLAAPLGDFLSRLHTAPVERMEAFVPRDIYPLSELREEAEGHYRDIVAQVPPTARRQIEKFLAAESPPDPDQETLTFCHNDLGSEHLLVDVEASALTGVIDWTDAAIADPAYDLALVFRDLGPEIYERTLAHYEGSHDDTGHERAVFYARCALLEDIAYGLRTGIRPYADAGLAHLGHTFA